TTTCACTTATCAATCGCTCACCGACATAGCCCAAAGCACCTGCTGTTCCCAATGGCTTATCCTCAACAATATAGTCAATGGCTACACCAAATGCACGACCATCGCCAAAATATTCCTCAATCTTATGACCGAGATGACCAATCACCATGGTAATGCGAAAAATGCCATATCGCTTTAGCTGTTCAATTTGCCATTCCAGCAGGGGTTTTCCCTCAATGGGAACCATGGGCTTTGGAATCTCGCCCTTTGTTATGGCCGAAAGTCTTGTTCCCTTTCCTCCAGCCATAATGACGGCATGTTGTATATCTTTTTCCATCAATTGTTCTGATCCTATCCTCTCTTGAGACGTGCATCGACCTCTTCGCGAGATGGAATGCCTGAGATTCCTCCACGCTTTTCTACACAAAGACTTGCCACCGCATTTCCAAATCTTGCAGCTTCAACTAATTGCTCTGTGCTAACAGTATTTAAATTGACATCCATCTCAATCAACTTGGCAACAAAGCTTCCCCAGAACGAATCTCCTGCACCTGTTGTGTCGACAACATTGGACTTAAATCCTGGCACAATGGTCATTCCATCCTTGCTAGCAACCAAAACACCTTCGGCACCAAGTGTCACACCGACAACACGAACGCCCTGAGAAAGTAAATACTTGGCTGCCTGCTCTGGCTCCTTATATGGGGTCAAAAGGTCTGTCTCCTCGTCAGAAATCTTCATCATATCTGCAAATGGGACGAGGCTCTTCATTAATTCCTTTGCTGTCTCCTCAGATTCCCAAAGTGGATCTCTGTAATTTGGGTCATAGGAAATGGTCACTCCATGCTCCTTTGCAAAGCGCACAGCCTCATAGGTTGCACTTCTTGCTGGCTCATCAGTCAAGGAGAGAGAACCCACATGAAATACCTTGCTGTTCTTTAATAAGTCCTTGTCAATGTCTCCCACATTAA
This region of Lachnospiraceae bacterium oral taxon 096 genomic DNA includes:
- a CDS encoding carbohydrate kinase; this translates as MEKKFDITAMGELLIDFAPAGKSDTGMKLFEQNPGGAPANMLAAAKMVGLNVAFMGKVGADMHGIYLESVLEGAGIDTRALVIDEGYFTTMAFVTLAENGERRFSFARKPGADTMFNVGDIDKDLLKNSKVFHVGSLSLTDEPARSATYEAVRFAKEHGVTISYDPNYRDPLWESEETAKELMKSLVPFADMMKISDEETDLLTPYKEPEQAAKYLLSQGVRVVGVTLGAEGVLVASKDGMTIVPGFKSNVVDTTGAGDSFWGSFVAKLIEMDVNLNTVSTEQLVEAARFGNAVASLCVEKRGGISGIPSREEVDARLKRG